The Microtus pennsylvanicus isolate mMicPen1 chromosome 22, mMicPen1.hap1, whole genome shotgun sequence genome includes the window CTTTAGTCTTTTTCTGGTAATTTTAAGCTTAGAATATACAAGACTTTTAAGTATAATGAACAAAAGTTTGGATGGATGACAAAGAAGGACATGGTGATGGTATTTTTGCCCCTTAAATTATCCATAGGTTTTTAAAGAGGCAGATGATAGTCATTTAATATCTCCGTCCACTCAAGGCTTTCAAACCTGTGAGTTCTAAAGCTCACGGTTTCTTCCTAGTATGCGCACTGGTTTGTACTGCACCTCTGTGGACCTACGTCACTTATATAAGAATACCCCTCACAGAGCATTTAACCACATTCCTCAGGGCAAGAAAGAATAGCTGCTGAGCCTGACGAAAAGATTCCATATCTTAGGAGGAAATATATAATTTGCTTTACATATTTTTCAtacttaaatttatataaaagacAGCAGGAAAATAAGGCATGGTTAATAATGCCTCAAGGAGGTTCTGACTGGTACAACAGACTTGTTCTTATATTATTGAACTTCAAGCAtttattatcaaaattaaaaatgaagcttCAGCCATATATAAAGTCACGATCCCATTCAGCAGTTGTCGGGGAGTGTTGGTGGGAACCTGCACATAGCACTGAAGGCCAGGAGAAAGCAAGGGCGGGCTCCAGTTGGAATGTCGAGTGTATTCAGACAGCTTCCTCTTGTCTTAGATGGTCATGACACACTGGATGAACTTAAAGAGGGAAATTACATTACAGACTGCAAAACACTGAGGACGCCAAAGCCTCCCTGTGGGCACCTTCCGTTTTAGTTCTCCTTCTTAACATTGTGGGTAAACAAGAAGAATAAACAAATCTGAACATAGGGTGGGAAGAGTCTTCCCAGCAGGGGAACTTTCTGTTGTAAAGTCCGATGAGTTCCTCATTTTCTGGGAAGGAGGGATCACTTCCACAGATAAGGAATTTCAATCCAAAGTGGTATTTAAGGGTCTAGAAAGAGTCATGGTCAAAAGTACTCTTGCCCACAAGAACAAAGAACAAGCTTACACTGTCTCATCATGTGGGGACTTCcaaactgacttcactctgctactCTAGCCGGGCACTTTTGACACCATCGTCCTGTGAAGTCTGCTCTGTCAGCGTCAAAGCCACACAGAGGAAAGCAGGCCCCGCTCCAGCAACTCAGAATTGCACATTTAGCAACATTAGTCTTGGCTGTGCATTGCTGTCCCCTCCCCGCAGACTCACTAGACCAAGggttttcagccttcctaatgctgggaccctttaatacacttcctcatgttgtggtgacccccggttataaaattattttcattgctacttcaaaactataattttgctactcttatgaatcgtCATGTAAATATCAATGTAAATATGCAGGATCCCTGTGAAAAGGCTGTTAGACCTCGCAAAGGTGTCACAACCCGAAGGCTACCAATCACTGCACTAGGCCCTGCCCCCTAAGCTTATTTTCAACACTGGTGGGGAGCCCCAGTGGTAATTCCTGCAACAATTCTGCTAAACCAACTCATCGGTTCTtatttgagagaaaaagaaaacaaagattagGACATTTAGAAACCTCTTTAGAGGTCCCCTCTGATGCCAGAGTCTATTCGTTCTCCCCTCCCCGGGTTAGCACTGTAAACAATTTGTCTAAAATCGTGATTTCAGTTGGTGCCTGCCTTATGTTCTCACGGAACAGCACAGGTATGCAAAGCACCGCTGGAAGCTACCTAAGCTATGTTTGCTTTATACAGTGAGAGCAGACACCTCGAGACACAGCTGACTGAAACCTGTCAACCACTCTTTGAAAGAGGCCTTGTTATTActtctatgtgtgtgcacgctgTGTCGGGATGGACATGTATGTGGATGCGAAGGGACAATCTCAAGCGTCATGCCTCAGGTGATGCccactggcctaaaactcactaaTCAGGCTTGGCTGGAGGGTCAGCAAGTTCTGGTAAcaacctgtctctacctccctagtactggggttACAACAGAGTGCTGCTGTTCCAGCATTTGCAcaagggttctggggattgaactcgagTCCTCATGTTTGTCTGCCAACCAAGCTATCATCCCAGCCTGAAAGAGACATCATTATAATGACACCTGCTTCACCCTGTCTCAGAGTAACCAGGGAAATCTACTTATAGGACCCAGTCAATAAGAGCAAGTTTtgaagtaatcctcctgcctcatcctcagaagtgttgggattacaggcacgaaCCACCATATCCTGTTacgttttctgtttgtttatttgaggcagAGACTCACAAGTATagcgcaggctggccttgaactcatagcaatccacctgcctcagcctcttgagttcGTGCATGCGCTACCATGTCCATATTCTTAATAGGTAACTTCAAAAAGGAAAGCTGTTTTATGTACGCTATGTCTTCTACTTAACGCTTATTTACTGAGACTTACATCATCATACGAGAAATTCACCATTCCTTGTTGAGCAGAGTCCCGTCTTCGAAAGGTATCTGCAACACAACACAGGAAAATATAGGTTTTCTTTCAACAGGTTTTCCAAAATCACAACAGCTATTGGGCAGTAGGATCAAACTTTAATAGCATCTAAATTCAACAACTAGTCAACATAAGGCCAAAGAAAAATAGTCAGCTATAGGaatattaaaagatttattatagcAGTGATATCATGGGCGGAAGGTGGTCCATGGTCGTGGATCTGAGAAAAATGACTGGTCTCAGCAGAAGCATGTGAGCTTTCAAGGCCCTTAACTGCAGTGAAAGCTTAGGGTTCCAGATACTGTAGTAACACACATGCTGCTTAAGCAAAGAAACAGATGGGTACAGCCAATACAATGGCCAACCGGCTGTGACCCAAAATCCCACTCACGTTAGCCCTGCTGACCAAAACGGATTAGTTTTACTCTTTTCAAGCGCCCCACAGTTGAGGAAAATTACTCATAATCGCACTCCAATTGAAACTGCACAAATCAGGGCTGTGGGTGTAGCACCCCCACGTTCACCTGACAGTTTGTGTGGGCAGCTTGTGACTGCAGCGCCAGAAACAAATGCACTTAAATGCAGACAGTTCTAGCTGCAGCACTGAAATAAAATACACCACATTACACTCTCCTCTAAACGTATCTGGATCGCATGTTAGGCTCCATTTGCTTAGCGGTTGTGGGAAGGGTCTACCAATGCACCCCTTAAAACCATTGAAAAACTGGGCAGAATGGAAGTTCAGAGGCATGGAGAAATGTCATAAAAGGGTCTCCTAGGCTCCCGCTGTGCTGGCAGGTTTCGGGGAACACACCTGTGAGAGCCCTCAGTTTGACACAGCAGGCGATGTAGTCGTCAAAGGTGATCTTCCCGCTGGTGCTGTACCGCTTTGCAATTAAAGTCACAGTTTGTGGGTTCAACCGAAATCCTGGAAGGCAGAAAAATCACCCAGTCAGAAAAAGATGAAGGtgtgtaaaaacaacaacaagaaaacccaaaacaataacaacaacaaaaacatcaaaaatagACCATTGAAATAAAGaactgtcttaaaacaacaacaaaaacactaaaaatagacAATAGAAATGAAGAACTGTCTTCAGTTCTTTGGCACACGTGTAGGGAAAGAAAACGCAGCTGGCAGTAAGTGGAGAAGCTCTGGTTGGGAATACGAACCCATCGTCATCAGGGCTTTCTGCAGCTCCTGGGGATCCACTGTCCCACTCCTGTCGCTGTCAAAGCTGATGAAGTGCTGTCTCCAGCCATTCAGCACAGCCCAGAGCTCCTTAAATTCATTGAATCCCATGGTGCCAGACATATCTCTCTGGACTACAGTCAAGGACCGGAACTGTCGTATTTCACAGCTTAATAATTTCATGAGAGTGAAGAAGGTAAGGAGAactcaatattctttctgttaaaacggcaaaatgacaaaaatggcaAAAAGATAACCCAAATTTTAAGAGATTTTCTATATTCTATATtcttattgctatgataaaaagcATTAATGATAACTGATGTAATAAGCGGCCTATGGCTTTAAAGCTCTGAACACCTGATGACGTGGCATTGTGAGCCAAGTAAGAAACAGTTTTCTTACTGGAACTGGGTGTACTTCCTAGGTGCTCTAGGTTTTGGGTTCTGATATTCCCTTGCTAAGCCCTCAGACCCAAGGATTTCACcggaagaaaatgtgttacagtGGAAAGTACCGCGGGTGACACACTAGTCAAACTGAGACTAACTGGCCGCGGGTGACACACTAGTCAAACTGAGACTCACAACTGGCCGGGTGACACACTAGTCAAACTGAGACTCACAACTGGCTGGCATTCTTGTCTCCTTTGATGCCTTATTGaactaacacacacactctcccaccTGTCTCTCTTGAGGAAGGATCTCCAGAGTTCAGGCTAACCTCCAACTCGCAGTATAGcccaggttgccctcaaacttacagtgatcctcctgcctcggcatcctgagtgttgtgattaacAGGCACGAGCCCCAGCCCCTCTGGCGCCTTATGCAATCTTGAACAACCTTCCGTTTGCTAAACTTCCTGCCTGTTCTTCACACCAAATTACATCTTAACGGCTAGTCATTTCACCAAGCATTTCCGTGGTTGCTTGCTATTTTGTATTTACTTGTTATTCATCCTGAGATGACTTGTTTTagaaagatagtttttttttttttcaccatggAAAAACACTCTAGACAACCATCAAGGTAAAGGATACATCCAACATTGAAACCATAAGGCGACAAGTCTCCAGATTAAaagctggtaaaaaaaaaagtacataaataagtttttcaaaatttcataTTACATTGGAATCATTCAAATTATGAGTTTTAAAACATGCTACCCACTTTGCATGCTACTCCCTTGTCATTTTGTGGTGTTTGGCTTGTACCCATTTTGTGGGACCATGAGTCAAACATGGCCCAGGTTCAAGATGCTTACTACACATATTGGCCCATGTTATAGATACCTGTGGGAACCCCAATCCCTCTTGCCCAGTACTCAATCACCTTGAACATAGGGCTAGGATCACCCGGGGAGCCCCACTATTACTCTTGGTCTTGTCATTTCCATAAGCTGTAGGGCTCCGTGGGCTCCTTAACAAATATCCTTGATTTTGTTTAGCTAAGCCTCTCCCCAGTTCCTAAGATCTGGGAATTATCTGAAGACTCTGTAGCAATACTAAAGTCCTGTAGACTGCTGATCTTGGCTGAGCAGAACATTGTGTAGACAGAGTGCAGCGTTCTCCCATACAGAGGGCTCTAAGGGGATCTGCTCTGAGGGTTATAGCCAGAACCCCTACATGTGAGGACATCCGTGAATTTCCCCAGCTCACCAACAGCCAGGCAGGATCACCACAGGAACTTTCTCACTTCCCTAATGAAAGAACCGTGCTCCCTGTGCCTTTCGTACGTACTGTCCTGTCTGCCTGGATTATGTACAAACAGCATCCCCAGCCTAGGTACCAGTTCTGCAGACACACTTCTGTCTTGACCATGTGCCTGTGGGAGGATCCCAGCCTGAGAATTTATCTCAGTCACCTTCACTGGGCGGAGCTGTTTCTGTACACCCAGTGTAACTGTCCACCAAGACTGGACAGGTTGTTTGAAGGGATGAGTGGCTGGATGGACTGAACTCTCACCCCCTCAGGAGCTGCAGTTTAACGTAGAAATATGTCTCTTTCAAGAAGGCTAAGGAGAAATGtgggttattattatttattattattagtttgtttttttttttgagatagggtttctctggcaACAGCCTCTAACTATCCTGGAATACacactgtaaaccaggctggccttgaacttgcagagatctctctgcctctgcctcccaagtgctgggattaaaggtgtgtcaccactgcccagcaagtgTTATTATCTTTTTAACAGAATATTTCGGGTTTGAGTGATACTTAAAAACTGTTCATCTTAAATCAAATACCAACACAGTTATAGGCCCATGGTTTCCTCATTTTATGAAAtgtgtttatttggcttttttgagatagagcatcactgtagcccaggctgccttcagcccctgctccttctgcctccacctcccaagtgtgcaGACTGCAGGCACGGATTACCACGCTCAGCTAGTTTCTCTGTTCTAAAGTTTTCCCAACATCTTAGCCAACAGCCAACCACCAAGCGATTGACAGATGCCGGGGCCACGAGCTAGGGGACACACAGTGAGATGAAGCTGAGCACAGGTGTCCCCTGAATCTGGGGGAGGCAAACAGGCCTTGCTCAGTTTTGCTCACTGTATTCTCGTCGGAAACAGCTCTTATTAATGTCAATCGTTCAAGATAGTTTCAAAACCATCCGTGTGTGGCCACTAAcctcccccgccccaccccccaccccgctgCTGCTTCCCTTTGCTTCCGCAGTTCCCCAGCCAACTTTTCATCCTGCAGAAGCAATGCAGACGGCCTAGAAAGGAAGGCAGCCTACTCTGCCCGCATCTATCAAGCTGCTTACAGAGGAACCAAATTCAAGCAAAGGAGAAGCAGAATTTTTGTTGTGGAGACTGGAATAAACCCCATC containing:
- the Sri gene encoding sorcin isoform X2 yields the protein MQQYGGAPGGPAFPGQTQDPLYGYFAAVAGQDGQIDADELQRCLTQSGIAGAYKPFNLETCRLMVSMLDRDMSGTMGFNEFKELWAVLNGWRQHFISFDSDRSGTVDPQELQKALMTMGFRLNPQTVTLIAKRYSTSGKITFDDYIACCVKLRALTDTFRRRDSAQQGMVNFSYDDFIQCVMTI
- the Sri gene encoding sorcin isoform X1, whose translation is MAYPGHPGAGGGYYPGGYGGAPGGPAFPGQTQDPLYGYFAAVAGQDGQIDADELQRCLTQSGIAGAYKPFNLETCRLMVSMLDRDMSGTMGFNEFKELWAVLNGWRQHFISFDSDRSGTVDPQELQKALMTMGFRLNPQTVTLIAKRYSTSGKITFDDYIACCVKLRALTDTFRRRDSAQQGMVNFSYDDFIQCVMTI
- the Sri gene encoding sorcin isoform X4; amino-acid sequence: MAYPGHPGAGGGYYPGGQYGGAPGGPAFPGQTQDPLYGYFAAVAGQDGQIDADELQRCLTQSGIAGAYKPFNLETCRLMVSMLDRDMSGTMGFNEFKELWAVLNGWRQHFISFDSDRSGTVDPQELQKALMTMGFRLNPQTVTLIAKRYSTSGKITFDDYIACCVKLRALTDTFRRRDSAQQGMVNFSYDDFIQCVMTI
- the Sri gene encoding sorcin isoform X3 — its product is MQYGGAPGGPAFPGQTQDPLYGYFAAVAGQDGQIDADELQRCLTQSGIAGAYKPFNLETCRLMVSMLDRDMSGTMGFNEFKELWAVLNGWRQHFISFDSDRSGTVDPQELQKALMTMGFRLNPQTVTLIAKRYSTSGKITFDDYIACCVKLRALTDTFRRRDSAQQGMVNFSYDDFIQCVMTI